The Acetonema longum DSM 6540 DNA segment CATTTTGGGCATTGTGTAACATTCGCTGTTGTCACTGTGGATAACGGCAAGATTTCGAAACAAGAAATCCTAACCCCGCCGCCTCATGCTCCCGGTGTCATTCCCAACTGGATAGCTGATCTGGACTGCACCGACGTTTTAGCCGGCGGCATGGGAGAAGGGGCCCGGAGTATGTTGCGGCAACACGGCGTTACAGTCATTTGCGGCGCCCCGCAAGAGACGCCGGAAACTCTGGTAGATCTTTACTTACGCGGCAAGCTTGTAGATGCCGGCAATGGCTGCGGCCATTCTCATCATCATGGCGACAGTCACGGCTGCGGTACGCACTGAGGATTCGCCGCGGCGGAACTCAACAAAAGAAAAGCAAGGCGCATCAAACATCTGTCTGATGCGCCTTAAACATTCTATATTCCAATTATTTGCCTTTTTCACAAGGAAACGGCCAGGCCAGAATACCGCCTTCCATAACCTTGACATCTT contains these protein-coding regions:
- a CDS encoding NifB/NifX family molybdenum-iron cluster-binding protein, translating into MKIAIPVAEGKLSEHFGHCVTFAVVTVDNGKISKQEILTPPPHAPGVIPNWIADLDCTDVLAGGMGEGARSMLRQHGVTVICGAPQETPETLVDLYLRGKLVDAGNGCGHSHHHGDSHGCGTH